Proteins found in one Zea mays cultivar B73 chromosome 1, Zm-B73-REFERENCE-NAM-5.0, whole genome shotgun sequence genomic segment:
- the LOC103643419 gene encoding kiwellin-1-like: MASTTTMARISLSVSLAAILLPLALATFPHRALLQSCQSNGSIRGKSGSCNTENGSECCEDGKRYTTFACSPPVTARTRATLTLNSFADHGDGGGASSCTGTFFDDDVRVVALSTGWFSRSKRCRKSIVIRASNGRSVKAMVVDECDSLHGCDTEHNFEPPCASNIVDGSPAVWKALGLNTDDGEVPITWSDA, encoded by the coding sequence ATGGCTAGCACAACGACGATGGCCCGTATCTCCTTGTCCGTGTCGCTCGCGGCCATCCTTCTCCCCCTAGCTCTCGCCACCTTCCCCCACCGCGCGCTGCTCCAGTCCTGCCAGTCCAACGGCTCCATCCGGGGCAAGTCCGGCAGCTGCAACACGGAGAACGGCTCCGAGTGCTGCGAGGACGGGAAGCGGTACACGACGTTCGCGTGCTCGCCGCCCGTGACGGCGCGCACCCGGGCCACGCTGACGCTTAACAGCTTCGCGGAccacggcgacggcggcggcgcgtcCAGCTGCACCGGCACGTTCTTCGACGACGACGTCAGGGTGGTGGCGCTGTCCACGGGGTGGTTCAGCAGGAGCAAGCGGTGCCGGAAGAGCATCGTGATCAGGGCCAGCAACGGCAGGTCCGTGAAGGCCATGGTCGTGGACGAGTGTGACTCCCTCCACGGCTGCGACACCGAGCACAACTTCGAGCCCCCCTGCGCCAGCAACATCGTCGACGGGTCCCCCGCCGTGTGGAAGGCGCTCGGCCTCAACACCGACGATGGGGAGGTGCCCATCACCTGGTCTGACGCGTGA
- the LOC103643420 gene encoding uncharacterized protein — protein sequence MANKADWCDANVTYLIDICKKEIEDDNRPMRVFTRTGWKILVTKYEEKIGLKLTKKQLKNKLDNMKKEYTWFMEFKNATTGLGWNEAKQTIDCSKDWWDEHLARCNNPDIGIKCNHVRFRKQGPKHLDDLHKLFDKIHVSGTSASCPGDISSDDSSDDVVEIERTPENDEVKVAVSKRSKPVKRKRKASCTAVEEKEEKSPFFRLYKNICLKIETVAEKISTSVEASSTHPTSQVPSIAETMKMVKDCGVKEKTTLMHTTTFFIVKHEFREVFCMLETNEGRFDLLEREHAKEMMRHM from the exons ATGGCTAATAAGGCAGATTGGTGTGATGCAAATGTTACATATCTCATTGATATCTGCAAAAAAGAGATAGAAGATGACAATAGGCCTATGCGAGTTTTCACTAGGACAGGTTGGAAAATTTTGGTTACAAAGTATGAAGAAAAAATAGGCCTAAAGCTAACAAAGAAACAATTGAAGAACAAGTTGGACAACATGAAAAAGGAGTATACATGGTTCATGGAGTTCAAGAATGCGACCACTGGTCTTGGATGGAATGAGGCAAAGCAAACTATTGACTGCTCCAAAGATTGGTGGGATGAACACCTAGCA AGATGTAACAATCCGGATATAGGTATCAAATGCAACCATGTTAGGTTCAGAAAACAAGGACCAAAACATCTTGATGATCTACATAAGTTGTTTGATAAGATACATGTTAGCGGGACAAGTGCATCATGTCCTGGAGATATTTCATCTGATGACTCAAGTGATGATGTGGTAGAGATAGAAAGAACTCCAGAAAATGATGAAGTCAAAGTGGCTGTTTCGAAAAGATCCAAACCAGTGAAAAGGAAACGCAAGGCCTCATGTACTGCTGTTGAGGAGAAGGAAGAGAAGAGTCCATTCTTTCGACTATATAAGAACATATGTTTGAAGATAGAAACAGTAGCAGAGAAGATATCCACAAGTGTTGAAGCATCATCAACACATCCAACAAGCCAAGTGCCTAGCATTGCAGAGACTATGAAGATGGTGAAAGATTGTGGGGTTAAAGAGAAAACAACTCTAATGCATACAACCACATTTTTTATTGTCAAGCATGAATTCAGAGAGGTCTTCTGCATGCTGGAAACAAATGAAGGAAGGTTTGACTTACTTGAGAGGGAGCATGCAAAGGAAATGATGAGGCACATGTAG
- the LOC103645345 gene encoding putative ripening-related protein 6 → MAKTKIAVVIAILALLQVSCAAARRHGKPAHGDHDGDDTPAVMTVNGFKRGEDGGGAASCDGRFHSDDDLIVALSSRWYAGGKRCGEAIRITAESGRTVRARVVDECDSQGGCRNNIVDSSRAVWKALGLHTNVGEVHVTWSDA, encoded by the coding sequence ATGGCGAAGACCAAGATTGCCGTAGTCATTGCCATCCTAGCTCTGCTTCAGGTGTCATGCGCCGCAGCACGGCGGCATGGCAAGCCAGCGCACGGCGACCACGATGGCGACGACACCCCTGCTGTGATGACGGTGAACGGATTCAAGCGAGGTGAGGACGGCGGCGGCGCAGCATCGTGTGATGGCCGTTTCCACAGCGACGACGACCTGATCGTGGCGTTGTCCTCGCGGTGGTACGCGGGAGGGAAGAGGTGTGGCGAGGCTATCCGCATCACAGCGGAGAGCGGGCGCACTGTGAGGGCACGGGTCGTGGACGAGTGCGACTCCCAGGGAGGATGCCGCAACAACATCGTGGATTCCTCCCGCGCTGTTTGGAAGGCGCTCGGGCTCCATACGAACGTCGGCGAGGTCCACGTCACGTGGTCCGACGCCTGA